A region from the Rosa rugosa chromosome 6, drRosRugo1.1, whole genome shotgun sequence genome encodes:
- the LOC133714439 gene encoding CYP enzymes assisting alcohol dehydrogenase-like, with protein MIGVEVVDVTGVEVRDGVTLPEVPDPLLIAEVVLVYFRFGHSAESANSSDLIICIYTAAVCWGVGEECKVEGIQVEPSQKSEVRVKMLYASLCHTDIVVSKGYPIPLFPRVLGHEGVGVVESIGEEVNTEDFKQGDIVKPTFVSECQECENCLSGKSNLCLKYPFTLTGLMLDGTSRMSTVKGQKMLYHIFSYSTWSEYTVVNVNYLLKLHNWGAHRTTTLPLSHASFLSCGFSTGFGASWKEAKIERGSTVAVIGLGAIGLGAIEGARMQGASRIIGVDKNEMKREKGIAFGMTDFINPDNHQSEHDQDHDKSVSKLIKDSTYGMGVDYYFECTGVASVPLESKMVYPHTKCIHIIHGRYITNKKVFLVFIGLRSSLHTHKKSSQLGFNSIYILFILCCNLQGKGTTIVLGPSGVTPVQIDYLSLMSGRTLKGSVFGGLKAKTDLPILINKCMNMEMQLDELLTHEVPLVDINQAFELLKQPNCVKVLIKI; from the exons ATGATCGGGGTTGAGGTCGTAGACGTGACCGGGGTTGAGGTACGTGATGGTGTCACACTTCCTGAGGTCCCTGATCCACTACTCATAGCTGAAGTTGTTCTTGTATACTTTCGCTTCGGACACTCGGCCGAG AGTGCTAATTCATCAGATCTGATAATATGTATTTATACAGCGGCTGTATGTTGGGGAGTGGGAGAAGAGTGTAAGGTGGAAGGGATACAAGTAGAGCCATCACAGAAGTCTGAAGTTCGTGTCAAGATGCTCTATGCCAGTCTCTGTCACACTGACATTGTCGTGTCCAAAGGATACCCAATT CCTCTTTTCCCTCGCGTTCTTGGACATGAGGGCGTCGG TGTGGTAGAGAGCATCGGAGAAGAAGTAAACACAGAGGATTTCAAACAAGGAGACATCGTGAAACCAACGTTTGTTTCAGAATGTCAAGAATGCGAGAATTGCTTGTCAGGCAAGTCCAACCTGTGCCTGAAATATCCGTTTACCTTGACCGGTCTAATGCTCGATGGTACTTCAAGAATGTCGACTGTCAAGGGACAAAAGATGTTGTACCACATATTTTCTTACTCCACATGGTCCGAGTACACGGTTGTTAATGTCAATTACCTTCTCAAGCTCCACAATTGGGGTGCTCATCGTACTACTACACTACCTCTGTCCCACGCTAGCTTCCTCTCATGTGGATTCTCTACCGGATTTGGGGCTTCTTGGAAGGAAGCAAAGATTGAAAGAGGGTCAACTGTTGCAGTTATTGGTCTTGGTGCTATTGGATTAGGG GCAATTGAGGGGGCTAGAATGCAAGGTGCATCTAGGATAATCGGTGTCGACAAAAATGagatgaaaagagaaaaaggaataGCTTTTGGAATGACTGATTTTATAAACCCTGACAATCACCAATCTGAACATGATCAAGATCATGACAAATCAGTTTCTAAGCTCATCAAAGACTCTACATATGGAATGGGTGTAGATTATTACTTTGAGTGCACTGGCGTTGCatctgtt CCCTTGGAGTCAAAAATGGTATATCCACACACAAAATGTATACATATTATTCATGGTCGGTacataacaaacaaaaaagTGTTTCTCGTGTTTATTGGGTTGAGATCGAGTCTTCATACACATAAAAAGTCTAGCCAACTTGGATTCAACTCTATCTACATTCTATTTATTTTGTGTTGCAATCTGCAGGGTAAAGGAACAACAATTGTGCTAGGACCCTCAGGAGTAACACCCGTTCAGATTGATTATCTCTCCCTGATGAGTGGTAGAACCTTGAAAGGGTCCGTGTTTGGAGGTCTCAAAGCCAAAACCGACCTTCCCATTCTCATCAACAAATGCATGAATATG GAAATGCAATTGGATGAACTCTTGACTCATGAAGTTCCTCTCGTAGATATTAACCAAGCATTTGAACTCTTAAAGCAGCCAAATTGTGTGAAGGTTTTGATCAAGATTTGA
- the LOC133713870 gene encoding uncharacterized protein LOC133713870 produces the protein MDRWSYSWENPMGYEQPPQDQPYAPSKSSIEELFAQFKAISESVDPIMEQFKASLLQEQPPTTLYLQEPFFDQVEPISREEVHIKHLEQESFMQIDDYSDVDVQESELGYESFNASEVRDYTSEEWVQYWKSKLPNGGEIFEDDSDEEDVFSSEEDAEFEVMHHNPLFIEAVLEHDSKEEDDLSSEEDAEFEVIHHNPLFIVEDAEFEVIHHNPLFIEVDIPMEEESPSILCDDEEIEEPRTFLPPTSMEIHHELPKVDCRILSTYVIHENVENKVLLPLNPPLSGQCFYNEVMDWKGNEPLALNLSHHLQELLPPIVPMCIISTSLEKEKARIAPRRNIEKKGKIKKLHFCSPIRIFIVSSWSCLYDTSKSPLAPNNRVVALEKYPP, from the coding sequence ATGGATCGATGGAGTTATTCATGGGAAAACCCAATGGGATATGAGCAACCTCCTCAAGATCAACCTTATGCACCTTCAAAGTCATCCATCGAAGAATTGTTTGCTCAATTCAAAGCTATAAGTGAGAGTGTAGATCCAATCATGGAGCAATTCAAGGCTAGCCTACTTCAAGAGCAACCTCCCACCACTTTATATTTGCAAGAGCCTTTCTTTGATCAAGTGGAGCCTATTTCAAGAGAAGAAGTACATATCAAGCATCTTGAGCAAGAGTCGTTTATGCAAATTGATGATTATAGTGATGTTGATGTACAAGAAAGTGAGcttggttatgaaagtttcaatgcaagtgaggtgagagactacacttcggaggaatgggtgcaatattggaaatcTAAGCTTCCTAATGGAGGGGAGATATTTGAAGATGATTCCGATGAAGAGGATGTCTTTTCTAGTGAGGAGGATGCGGAGTTTGAAGTGATGCACCACAATCCCTTATTCATTGAGGCCGTACTTGAACATGATTCCAAAGAGGAGGATGACTTATCTAGTGAGGAGGATGCAGAGTTTGAAGTCATACACCATAATCCATTGTTCATCGTGGAGGATGCGGAGTTTGAAGTCATACACCATAATCCCTTATTCATTGAGGTCGATATTCCCATGGAGGAAGAAAGTCCTTCAATACTTTgtgatgatgaagaaattgaagagccAAGGACTTTCTTGCCTCCCACATCCATGGAGATCCATCATGAGCTTCCCAAGGTGGATTGTAGAATATTGAGCACTTATGTTATTCATGAGAATGTTGAGAATAAGGTACTTTTACCACTCAATCCACCATTAAGTGGCCAATGTTTCTACAATGAGGtgatggattggaaaggaaatgaacCTCTTGCACTCAACCTTTCCCATCACTTGCAAGAGCTTCTACCACCTATTGTTCCTATGTGCATCATTTCTACATCActtgagaaggagaaggcaagGATAGCTCCTAGAAGAAATATTGAGAAGAAGGGGAAGATTAAGAAGCTACACTTTTGCTCACCAATTAGAATATTCATAGTTAGCTCCTGGTCTTGCCTCTATGACACATCAAAGAGTCCCTTAGCCCCAAACAATAGGGTGGTCGCACTTGAGAAGTATCCACCTTGA